The Glycine max cultivar Williams 82 chromosome 12, Glycine_max_v4.0, whole genome shotgun sequence genome window below encodes:
- the LOC106795266 gene encoding uncharacterized protein, which translates to MQNLHGITLKGKQDENWFHLLAPIIGQWNNRAEFRVDVYPRQEGLLGYNSDYMVWYRRKTKMFVDPNNANTAALGEVVETLQYMVSPQGRNTWTVDDLVPYVDKLAIISEEQERITEPVSHGPASEREFPAQEFPILQSSVETRGIGRRREPVQAKQYSQQMMERQHGMYYTPTTFSEYPSQMYQYPFAGHHTDTSETSHSFGGVAETQPHFSWPTMTPSQQHDAPIATPNAPFAPQWNVPGAIPDMGDLLGVDCVRIFCRG; encoded by the exons ATGCAAAATCTCCATGGCATAACgctcaaaggcaaacaagatGAGAATTGGTTCCACCTGTTGGCCCCAATCATTGGTCAGTGGAACAATCGAGCAGAGTTTAGGGTCGACGTTTATCCTCGACAGGAGGGCCTACTGGGTTATAACTCGGACTACATGGTGTGGTATAGGCGtaaaacaaagatgtttgtcgACCCAAACAATGCAAACACAGCTGCATTg GGTGAAGTTGTGGAGACTTTACAAtatatggtgtcaccacaagggAGGAACACGTGGACGGTCGATGATCTTGTGCCTTACGTGGATAAGTTAGCAATTATATctgaagagcaagagagaatcactgaaccagtgtcacatggtccagcatcagAGCGTGAATTCCCAGCCCAAGAGTTTCCCATtcttcagtcaagtgttgaaactcgggGCATAGGCAGACGAAGGGAGCCTGTTCAAGCGAAAcaatattcccaacaaatgaTGGAGCGTCAACacggaatgtattacacgccaaCAACATTTTCCGAATATCCttcacagatgtatcagtatccttttgCAGGTCATCATACTGATACTTCTGAGACCTCACATTCGTtcggtggtgttgcggaaacacagcctcatttttcatggcccacTATGACTCCTTCACAGCAGCACGATGCCCCCATTGCAACACCCAACGCCCCATTTGCTCCACAATGGAATGTACCCggagcaatacctgatatgggcgacttattaggtgttgattgcGTCAGGATTTTCTGCAGAGGCTGA